A portion of the Luteolibacter rhizosphaerae genome contains these proteins:
- a CDS encoding WXG100 family type VII secretion target, with amino-acid sequence MAQAIIDPEEVRRFAAELKRFNNEVRERTTSLMSRFSALGDSWQDQEHEKFSAEFLQMMKTMKRFIELSDQHTPYLLRKAERIQQYLDQR; translated from the coding sequence ATGGCCCAAGCGATCATCGATCCCGAGGAAGTCAGGCGTTTCGCCGCAGAGCTGAAGCGCTTCAATAACGAGGTGCGGGAGCGCACCACCTCGCTCATGTCCCGCTTCTCCGCGCTGGGCGATTCTTGGCAGGATCAGGAGCACGAGAAGTTCTCCGCCGAGTTCCTCCAGATGATGAAGACCATGAAGCGCTTCATCGAGCTTTCCGATCAGCACACGCCCTACCTGCTCAGGAAGGCGGAGCGCATCCAGCAGTACCTCGACCAACGCTGA
- a CDS encoding formylglycine-generating enzyme family protein, with amino-acid sequence MKRYLILLALLPSCGKEKSPAPAAAEKPAAPAQVPGLERKEGMVKLAGGSYKMGHDGPFDTPYGRKEFPEEAPAHEVSVKPFWVDETEVTNAQFAEFVKATNYITFAERVVKAEDFPPEARANLPPGDLANGAIVFREDAHVEGNPNEAGRALEWWRWDPKANWRHPAGEGTSIEGKESHPVVCVTYEDASAYAKWAGKRLPTEAEWEFAARGGLVDKIYSWGDELKPGGQWMANTWQGEFPNKNTGDDGYTGSAPVKTFAPNGYGLYDMAGNVWEICNDLYDPNYFTQCDPDNPQGPAQWVNRDTGLKGDGKIHRVTKGGSFLCHVSYCMRYRPAARHSQDTESPTNHTGFRCVKD; translated from the coding sequence ATGAAGCGGTATCTGATTCTTCTCGCCCTGCTGCCTTCCTGCGGGAAGGAGAAGTCCCCCGCTCCCGCCGCGGCGGAGAAGCCTGCCGCGCCGGCCCAAGTCCCCGGACTGGAGCGCAAGGAGGGAATGGTGAAGCTGGCGGGCGGTAGCTACAAGATGGGGCATGACGGCCCCTTCGACACGCCCTACGGGCGCAAGGAATTCCCCGAGGAAGCCCCGGCGCACGAGGTGAGCGTGAAACCCTTCTGGGTGGACGAGACGGAGGTGACGAACGCGCAGTTCGCGGAATTCGTGAAGGCGACGAACTACATCACCTTCGCGGAGCGGGTGGTGAAGGCGGAGGACTTCCCCCCCGAAGCGAGGGCGAACCTGCCGCCGGGCGATCTGGCGAACGGGGCGATCGTCTTTCGTGAGGACGCGCATGTGGAGGGCAACCCGAACGAAGCGGGTCGTGCGCTGGAATGGTGGCGCTGGGACCCTAAGGCCAACTGGCGCCACCCTGCGGGGGAAGGCACGAGCATCGAGGGCAAGGAGAGCCACCCCGTGGTATGCGTGACGTACGAGGATGCGAGCGCCTATGCGAAGTGGGCCGGCAAGCGACTGCCGACCGAGGCCGAGTGGGAATTCGCGGCGCGGGGCGGGCTAGTGGACAAGATCTACTCTTGGGGCGACGAGCTGAAGCCGGGCGGCCAATGGATGGCCAACACGTGGCAAGGCGAATTCCCTAACAAAAATACCGGCGACGATGGATACACCGGCTCCGCACCGGTGAAGACCTTCGCACCGAACGGCTACGGTCTTTACGACATGGCGGGGAACGTGTGGGAGATCTGCAACGATCTCTACGACCCGAACTACTTCACGCAATGCGACCCGGACAATCCGCAAGGACCGGCGCAATGGGTGAACCGCGATACGGGCCTGAAGGGCGACGGGAAGATCCACCGGGTGACGAAGGGAGGGTCCTTCCTATGCCACGTTTCCTACTGCATGCGCTACCGCCCTGCGGCGCGGCACTCGCAGGATACGGAGTCCCCGACCAATCACACGGGCTTCCGCTGTGTGAAGGATTGA
- a CDS encoding 2'-5' RNA ligase family protein → MAEQLLLPGMGAPGASPSIDNLFVAVFPGAEDAKRLSNLGIGLKDLLGVQGKLLPEDHLHVTLYHVGTYRDALPDAHVAAAKRACHAAAALSHPFDLSLNQAFTYRGARALPFVLRNTNKDTALHTFQEALVIEFAKQGFRVGKNSSFDPHVTLAYAKEPVPEVSIDPIGWMVNELVLIRSMVGQTKYQILGRWSLAG, encoded by the coding sequence ATGGCCGAACAACTTTTACTCCCCGGGATGGGAGCTCCGGGCGCGAGCCCGTCGATCGACAACCTCTTCGTCGCCGTCTTTCCCGGTGCGGAGGATGCCAAGCGGCTGTCCAATCTCGGGATCGGTTTAAAGGACTTGCTAGGCGTCCAAGGCAAGCTCCTCCCGGAAGACCATCTGCATGTCACCCTCTATCATGTCGGCACCTATCGCGACGCCCTGCCGGATGCCCATGTCGCGGCAGCCAAGCGAGCTTGCCATGCCGCCGCCGCGCTCTCGCATCCGTTTGATCTCTCCCTGAATCAGGCGTTCACCTATCGGGGTGCCAGAGCGCTTCCTTTCGTGCTCAGAAACACCAACAAGGACACGGCCCTCCACACCTTTCAGGAAGCCCTCGTCATCGAGTTCGCCAAGCAAGGCTTCCGCGTCGGCAAGAATTCCAGCTTCGATCCCCACGTCACCTTGGCCTATGCCAAGGAACCCGTCCCCGAGGTCTCTATCGATCCCATCGGCTGGATGGTGAATGAGCTCGTGCTCATCCGGAGCATGGTCGGTCAAACCAAGTATCAGATCCTCGGCCGCTGGTCACTCGCCGGCTAA